The Rhizoctonia solani chromosome 1, complete sequence sequence TATTGTACACGCCCCAATTCGTGCTTTCGTGCCTCTCAGCAACCGCCTATTCTCATCGAGCAGCACTTAAAGTTGCGGGATCACTGCATGCGTTTAGCTGGATCATGCAATTCATTGGACACGGCGCAGCCGAAGGCCGTGCACCTGCTCTGCTCGATAACCTCCTTGGAGCAGTGGTCCTCGCTCCCTTCTTCGTCCATCTCGAGATGCTCTTTGCCATCGGCTACAACCCGGGCCTGCACAAGCGGGTCCAGAACGGCGCGGGCAAAGCGATTGCTCAATTCCGTAGGGAGGAGGCCGAGAAGAAACGGGCTGCTGGGAAGAAAGATCTTTGAATATCCACGTTGTCTGATTCATACGGGAGTAAGCAGCTTGAGTAAAATCGTGAAAGAATGTATTATATGTAAAGTATACAATGAAACGAGAAATAAGTTTCAGCCCATTTGCTTTGGAACGCTGAGTCCAGCTCCAGATAGTTTGGGAGCCAATGCATCTACCTCTTTCTGTTGTCGCCGCCGCCGATGCTCTGTTAGTCGCATCGTGTAAAATCTGGTTTATCTATGGAATCGTGCGCCATTGACTTTTAGGAAGATACTCACTGCCTGTGTAGTACATATTTGTCGTGCTTGGGAGTTGTGGAGCCGCCAGCTACAGGGGCAGGAGAACTCGGCTTGGGTGATGATAcagccttttctttctcttcatCTTTCTTCTCATCCTTCTTATCCCCTTCATCTTTTTTCTCCTTTTCAGCTTGCTCTTGCTTTTTCCTGACATTGCCTAAAATCAATTCCGAGTATCATAAATCAACCGTCACCAGACTCACTTTTGCTTTGCCTCCCACTCTGCTTTGATTTTTGCTATCTCTTCCGTACTTGCGCTTGGCGTGGGCGAAACAGCCGGAGCTTGCAGGGTGGCAAATCCGGGATCTGATAGATGAGTGTCGCAGGTGTATATAAAATCAAGGACGGGTTGTGTAGATAAAACGATGGTAGTGGGCTTGTTGCATATGTAGCTATCATGACATCAGAGTTCCAGGTTTAAGGCAACTCATTCCGTTTGAGATGACGAGGCGCACCATGCCCTTGGAGTCGCTACTGCCTAGATACCAGAATAAATATCCTTAGGCAAGTGTATTGCATCTGGAGATTATCTACGAACCCGCTTGTAGTATACATTAAGAAACGGTGCCGACATATGGTGGTTCGAGGTTCCGAGGTCAAGGTGGTTGTGCAATCAAGTGATCGACTTGCTCGATTGGCCACCCCATCACGTGTCTTGAGATATTTCCTTCATCCCGATTCTACCACTCTCCCTGCTATTAAATTGGTGTTCAAAGTCGTCTCTGAATTGACCTCAAATGGCATCCAGTCTCAGAATACCTATATCTGGTCTAAAAAAATTACCTGCATCCGCTTCTGGAATATTGACTAATTCAAAATCACTATTCGCGGTGCTCTCTCGTTTGCCGGATGATGGCGTAGGCCAACGGGTTACTCAATCAAGGTTAACATCCAGTTTATAGTGGCGAGGTGTTTGCTAAGAGGTCATAACTTAGGTGGGGAGCCAAGGGTATTCGAGATTCGTACTTTACCATCACTAGCGTGAGGCTGCGAGCAAATGGCCGTACTGGAGATGCTCGTGGTACAATTACGTGGAAGGGTGAGGACTTTAGACTACTGTAAGAACTAGCCATGGACCCACGTTAAAACTCTTTAGGTAAGCTACTATCTAATGGGAAAGAGCAAATAATACGAGGAGGCCATAAACATGCATGGAAACATGTTACTGGTGAGTTCCAACTTTGTGCATCCTGGAGTCATGTCAATAGATTGATTTACATACCTGATTCTCTAGAACCTGTAACTTCAATACCAAAAAGTACATAGATGAGACAAATGAAGATACACATTTACCCGAACCAAGTTTCAGATCGTAATTCCAATCCAATTGTAAAACACCATGGCACTGTTATCTGTCTCGTTGACATAACTAGGCAATCAGCCGAGACGTGGATTCCTCGCTCTTTTTATAGGTAGCTTGGGCGACAAGCGTTCATCAGATATCTACCTTAGACTGATTTATTATCTGAAATATTTAAACATACAAGCAAATATACTTCGTTTTCGGGTACAAGTCTGCATATAAGTACAGTATCCAGTAGTTGGAACTAGTATAACCTCTTGAAAAGGGTCGCTCAAATGTGAACCGGTTCCGATCCGAATTTACGCGAAGGGAGTTTACGGCTTTCACGTGTTTGTCGACCATACATGTATCCACATGCGTCCTTGCACTCACGCGACTTTTCTACCACTACATACCACTCAAGGCTCATCTAGCTCCAATTTCGGTTGGTCTATCTACCAGGTGGCTGATAGACGCGGAAACTGAGGGCGCTAGAGCTATCGTCGAGTGAGTTACCGGTATCATCGGCACCGACATGCCGGATGCTGACCTCGTCCTCAACCCCGACCCTAGACTCGAACCAAGCTGCGAGTATGGATATTGACAGTCTCATCAATGCGTAAGATACATATTGAATGAATATTTGCTTAGTTATTCATGCCACCCTGCTTTATCACTTCAGACAATTCAATCGGGCCGTAGAGATCGTCCAAAGGTAGTACTTCCGACTTATTCACAGGTCACTTGCTTACGGTTATGCTCGCAGCTTGCCCAAGACAGGTCCCATTCAAACTGGGTATGAGGAGAAGCTCGCAATGTACAGCTTGTATAAACAGGGTGAGCACACATCGGCTTGGAATGGCGTGCGCTTACCAAGTCTTCCCCACCAGCTACCCAAGGGAATGTCAAGACTTCTCGGCCAGGAGTTTGGGATATGCTAGGCAGGGCAAAATGGTATGCATAATGAATAACGTGCTATCACCATGGTTCATGAGTTTATTCAGGGATGAATGGGCAAAGCACAAGGATATGGATACGCGTGAGGCGCAATGGAGGTACGTAGAGACTTTGAAGAAGGCGGGTGTTATCAATTGCGTTGTTGTTCATTCAATAACTGGCTGCTTCCATATTAGGTGCTGCGCAAGTATCCGGATCGTACAATTGCAAGAGACCTCATTGCTGAGCTGGATTCGTTTGCTGGCGATCCCAACAATCTGGTTATGAGCACACATAGTACGTATATATTGAACACTCAAATAAATATTTCTCTAATCCTATACTTCCTAGGCAACATGGGTGCATCGACGTCATTACATGATAGAGCAGAGACATCGTCATCCGGCTCCTCGAGAACTGAAGGCTCGCCACCCCCAGTCCATGCAGCACTACTTGAAGCACAGAAACAACATTTTGCTCATGTTCAACGACCGGCCGACACAGGTGTATTCGAAAGTTCTGAAGATGACGAAGAGACAGAGTCCGATACAGACGAGGAAATCGAGAACGCCGCGCATCCTCCACacccccaaccccaaccccagTCACAGTCACAACAAGCGAACTCTCCGCAAATAGTGCGCCCCCGCTCAAGTCTATCTTCTCAGTATCAATACCGAACTCCAGCCGCACCTTCCAATGTTAACTATTCCCCCACACACTCGCATGCTGAACAGGGGCCCACGCCCGTCATGGCAGGTATACCACTCACTCAGCCCCAGCCCCGGTATGCAGCCCCTTCTGCTTTCGCTCCTCTCTCCCAACAGGGGTCTGCACTTGCATTTTCGCCCCAACAGCCTACCCTATCGCTGCACCCCGCATATCACCCTCACGTACCACCATCCGAAGCAATGGCTTCATACCGCGGTCACCCTCATCCAACATACCAAGATGCCCCACGCTCGCGATCTCCACCTCGTGGTACATCTATGGGGCTTGAGCGAGCCATTATCGATATCCAGGCTTCCTTGTCTGCCCTTCGCGAACGTATGGAAACCATCGAGCAAGGGGGGTCATTCACCTCTTCCTATTCGTCACGTCACCGTCAGTCTCCCCCACGGAGACATTCTCCCTTGCATCCGATGCTTCCATTTAACATAGACCCCCGTTCGTTCGGCGCTTGGTCCGTAATTCTCACACCACTTGCCCGGTCAGTTGTGAGCACACGTCAGATGCTTCAAGTCGTCCGTCGGAACCCGACAATGATTATAATCAGGCGGCTAATGCTTGATATTTCATTTTTGCTTGCGCTTCTTGCGGTCATCCGGGCGTGCTGGAGGAGGTTCGGCGGGAGGAGGCACGAGGTAATCAGCGCTCTTGGTGGAATATGGGTCGCGTTAGTAAACGGAGGCAAGGCATCAGCAAGGAGGGAACGAATCCTGGTCGATCGCGGAATTTAGAAATATGATGAAAACAGCTTTTTGGTTAACTAAATCCGATATGCTCGGGGACGAATAAATAGCAGAGTATCAAGTACATCTGATGCAACTTTTATTCCAGTGTGACAAGTGTGTTTCTTTATTATACAGAGGCAGTGCCCTAGACTTTGGACATGTCGACAACGCAGCGGATACACTCTCCTTGCTACATAGGTGATCAGTGCCTGGGAAGTTGTATGACCGGGCGAGGGGACTTACGTGCATGTCCTCGAACCCTTTCTGGATTTCTGCAAGGTCACGGTGGTGTGTGACATACTCGTCGACGAGCATCTTGCCCGCAAGATATTCTAATGTGAAATGAGCATTTGCGGCAATTTAAGGAATAAAACGAACATACCCTCTACAATACCAGGGAGTTCTGTGCGGCCCTTTACGCCACCAAAGGCGGAACCCCTCCAAGTACGTCCAGTGACCTGTAGGGGATATCAACAGAAAGTAAAAGTAACACCCTGGACTTAACCCACCAATTGGAACCTATAATCAACAGAACAATTTAGCTTGTCTGCAGTGCATATATCTCATATACGTACGGTCTCGTCGAAATCTCATGTCCAGCAGGAGCAACACCAATGATAGTCGATACACCCCATCCCTTGTGGGATGCCTCCAGTGCAGCGCGCATCACTTGGACCTACATGATTTCTATTAGCGGCTGCGAAGCTACTTGCTTCATCCACCAACCACTCACATTTCCAGTCGCATCAAAAGTAAAGTCCAGGCCACCATCCGTGATATCAACCAAGTGGTCTTGTACCCTCTTACCCTCTGGCAGTTGAGTGGGGTTTACAAATTCGACACCATCCCCACCAAACTTCTTCGCCCAAGCTTCTTTCTTTGGGTTGGTGTCGACCGCAATGATACGTGCTGCCTTTTTGATGCGTGCAGCATTAATGCAGCCGAGACCAATGCAACCGCAACCAAAGACCGCAACATTAGAACCCTCTGAAGAATAGGTAAGCTCGAATATCAGGTTTGACGAAGCACAATGCGCACCAATTCCATCAAGTTTAGTAACAGCTCCCCAAGCAGTGGTGATTCCGCATCCTAGCAAGCAAACCTTTTCGAGCGGTGCCTTTGGGTTGATGGCAACAACCGAGAATTCAGAGACAACGGTATACTGAGAGAACGTTGAGGTTCCCATCTGTGCGTGTCTGATTTAGTCACTTCATATCGCGCAAAGGAATTATACGGACAAAGTGGTAGATGTCTTTGCCCTTGGCTTTGAATCGAGTCGTACCGTCGGGCATCAAGCCTTGCCCTTGGGTGGCTCGTACTGTATTCGGGAGTGTGGATGTAAATTAAAGATTTGAGCTAGATCCAGATTTGGACTTACCTCTCCCACAAAGGTTAGTCTTTCCACTCTTGCAGAATTTACACTCGCGACATTCTATAAGAACATCAGAATCCATGGCGAATTACTGGTCAACTAAACACTTACCTGCAGTATAGAGTGGGATTACATGATCGCCCTGTGTGTGTATTTAGTAGAAGCCGGGTTCTGTTGCAGTGTTCATACGCACCGGTTTCACGCCAGTGACACCTTCGCCAACAGATTCAACCTGTGCGATAACGATTAATATACTCAAATAAGCTCTGTGAAATGCACTCACAATTCCACCGCCTTCATGCCCCAGAACCACAGGGAAAGCACCTTCAGAATCTTTTCCACTGCGTGTATACTCGTCGCTGTACAAACGTCTAATCAACTGATCGGAAGATCCAGTCGCTAGTACTCACGTATGGCATATTCCAGTGTACA is a genomic window containing:
- a CDS encoding fatty acid elongase; this encodes MPSKLFDVDHQLAFYGAYHSNKINIAIHIVCVPIIMWTFQVFLAQQSLPSFVPSFSYRINDYLSLESNWTVPLTVTYLAYYYALEPVGALLYTPQFVLSCLSATAYSHRAALKVAGSLHAFSWIMQFIGHGAAEGRAPALLDNLLGAVVLAPFFVHLEMLFAIGYNPGLHKRVQNGAGKAIAQFRREEAEKKRAAGKKDL
- a CDS encoding acyl-CoA-binding protein; translated protein: MLTSSSTPTLDSNQAASMDIDSLINAQFNRAVEIVQSLPKTGPIQTGYEEKLAMYSLYKQATQGNVKTSRPGVWDMLGRAKWDEWAKHKDMDTREAQWRYVETLKKAGVLRKYPDRTIARDLIAELDSFAGDPNNLVMSTHSNMGASTSLHDRAETSSSGSSRTEGSPPPVHAALLEAQKQHFAHVQRPADTGVFESSEDDEETESDTDEEIENAAHPPHPQPQPQSQSQQANSPQIVRPRSSLSSQYQYRTPAAPSNVNYSPTHSHAEQGPTPVMAGIPLTQPQPRYAAPSAFAPLSQQGSALAFSPQQPTLSLHPAYHPHVPPSEAMASYRGHPHPTYQDAPRSRSPPRGTSMGLERAIIDIQASLSALRERMETIEQGGSFTSSYSSRHRQSPPRRHSPLHPMLPFNIDPRSFGAWSVILTPLARSVVSTRQMLQVVRRNPTMIIIRRLMLDISFLLALLAVIRACWRRFGGRRHEVISALGGIWVALVNGGKASARRERILVDRGI
- a CDS encoding alcohol dehydrogenase, translated to MSDTAGKVIECKAGVCWGPGEPIVIEDVQVAPPKAGEVRIKILYTGICHTDEYTRSGKDSEGAFPVVLGHEGGGIVESVGEGVTGVKPGDHVIPLYTAECRECKFCKSGKTNLCGRVRATQGQGLMPDGTTRFKAKGKDIYHFMGTSTFSQYTVVSEFSVVAINPKAPLEKVCLLGCGITTAWGAVTKLDGIEGSNVAVFGCGCIGLGCINAARIKKAARIIAVDTNPKKEAWAKKFGGDGVEFVNPTQLPEGKRVQDHLVDITDGGLDFTFDATGNVQVMRAALEASHKGWGVSTIIGVAPAGHEISTRPFQLVTGRTWRGSAFGGVKGRTELPGIVEEYLAGKMLVDEYVTHHRDLAEIQKGFEDMHQGECIRCVVDMSKV